Genomic DNA from Salvia miltiorrhiza cultivar Shanhuang (shh) chromosome 1, IMPLAD_Smil_shh, whole genome shotgun sequence:
gcaccaattttcagaatatttatcttaaaatatgcacatgcaaaccccctaaaattataacaattaagcataaatcaacgaCCGAGACAGTCGCTCTTCGTAAATCTATGTTCCTCTCCATCACTGCAAATCTCCTCCCGTAAATCTCACAATTCACCAGATTTCCACCATTGTTATCGGCGGAATGAACAGAATCAGAAGAAATAAAATTCCGAAAAACTGCAAGCACACTCTGAGATTCACACAAAGAGAACGGCGGCGGGTGGGAGGGAGGGAAAATTAGAGTTTGAGAGTGGGGGAGGTTGGAGAAGATGAGAAGATGATAAGgtggtttttttttctttttttttaaatcttttttccacatgtcataaatgtgccaCCGTGTCATTTCCGGCACCGGagtaagaaaaaatcggtcacCAGACAAATTCGtgacaaaaacgaaaggttatgtatttaaaagtagagtTTTTAAATTAGGAGCAATAACAATTCGGGGTCAACGTTATGGATTTAGAGACAATTACCcccaaaaaatataatttataaatcaaCCTTCATTTTTATTAGTATATCTATAAAATTACCACTTCATTTTAAAatcaatatttaaattaacttaaaattaaaattttgactttttaatATAGCATAGTTTTACTCTAAAATTTTTGTAGATCGTATAAGATaagggtaattgcctgtaaatacATAACGTATTTCGGTATTTGATTTTTGCACTTATTTTGAAAAAGTGACttttaaatccataacgtttcaTTTTCATCTCAAATTTGTCCGATGATCGGTCAAATTTGTCCGGTGATCGGTCAATTTCCTACGTGGACATCAGAAATTGACACAGAGCAGCCGGAAAAGATACTTGGATACATTTATGACACAGTGGCGTTGGAAAGAACATGCCGTGAAGCCCCAGCTCCGCCTCCGGCGTAGCTCGTGATTCAGGCTCATCCCTGGACTCCTTCGCGAGCCGCTGAGGAGGCTCTCGGAATATGGAGTTTGAAGCAAGCAGTGAGGGTGATGGCTGAGGAAATCTAGAGTTTGAAGCGAGCGGTGAGGGTGAAGCGAACGACGAGGGTTTCCGATTCCGCTGAGGCTGAAGCGAGCAACAAGGGTTTCCGAGTTCAAGAACACGTCGTAACGGCCCTCTTTAGCCTCTCCATCGATTTTGCCTCAATTTTGCTGTGTCTGTGTGCCTATGTGTTTCGATGTGGCGGTGGTAAGATGACGAGAAGGCGCTGCTATAGGTGTAGAAGGCGCGCCGGCGGTGGCGGCAGCAGGGGGCAGTGGCGGTGAGTGAGGAAGGGGaaattaggttttttttttttgttttttttttcatgtgtcATAAATGTGTCAAAGTGTCAATTTCGACTGTCATCGTGTCATTTTTGGCGTCCGCATAAGAAAAAATCAATCACCAGATTAATTTATGACGAAAATGAAATGTcatcgatatatatatatatatatatatatatatatatatatatatatatatatatattagcaaaataaatcctatacTACGTGGCGTCATATAATCgctccattctaatttttctcaattctcaatcattcttatttttttctaaatttttaatcaattttcatatctaaagactatcaaatatctaaaaatcattatattaatattatacacCTTTGGGATATTGGGTTAATCATGTACATGTTTTTATATAGGATTAAATACCAaattccccctatcgatggcgtccctatcgcgtacatTACTCTATAGTCAGGGTTAGAGCTGTTTACTAtttcaacgtggcaaaatcgcaccaaataaCCCCCGCATTTTAACGGCGGTTAACACTGTTagaaagggttaagtaccaaattccccctATCAGGCGggtatttggtgcgattttgccacgtaGGTAGTAAATAGCTctaaccctgactatagggtcctgtacgcgatagggacgccatcgataggggggaatttgatacttaacccttttataTGTAATACGATTCCAATTCTATGTgactttttctctattttttgtgcttattctaaatttatataGCTTTgactttttaatcaatttatttatcttaaatccAACATCGAAATTTTAACAAACTTCACCAATTATAgtcatatatttattatgatcaGTAAATTCACCAACAATTCTcctcaataaataaaaatctaatgaATTTCGAAAAAAGTTAGTATAAATagatcaaatttaaattagcGTAGTTAAAAGGACAAAGAGAAATCTCTTTCCTCTTAatcatttatattaaaattttgtatactataattttattttcaattttctcaaCACTAAATTACATAGCTTTATCAATTACCCACGCAATTGAGACAAAGAGCGTATTTTAtccatttcaattttttttgtgttatttaaacaatttataaatatttactttataatgtcaaatttttattgagcatgaataatcaattattgtaacaatttatatttcattatttaaatatttataaatttaaacgaCTTCAAGTAGCGGGTATCACTACACGAGTTTGGGAAGAGGAcaaacaataaaattattttttaatcagaTATGATGGTGGTCAAATTCACTTTTATTATTCATACGAGGTGTTATTTGTAATGTTTTGATTTTCAATAATACAAATAATCGATTATTGTAACAACTTATATTTGACTCTTTAGATATATATAGACTTAAACGAGTTTGAAAAAAAATAGCGGATATTACTATACGTGTTTTGATGGGAACTAGTAGTAAAAACACTTTTGAATTGGGTTTGCTACATGACTAgtatataaattctaaaaaGATTTCATACAATGTATAATTTCtacatttattataaattaatttttaatcttttataatttatgctatttttttattaaaataggattatattaaaaaagagaagagaaaaaaaacctaaacccttgaaagcacagagagcaaactaagggccgagcctcgttaaaacctcagtaagaggaaaaagagtactcgtctaaaaaagaaaaaagtgttTAGAAGCTGAAATGGGATAATCTCAGAAGCTCCGGCCGTACCATCGCCCCTAGAAAATCCCGACTTCACAACACAAGAGAAAACAAAAGGAACCAAAGAAACCCCAAGGGAAAAAATAAACGAACCGGCTGTATCGACGTCTGTCATAGAAGGGTCCCCGGCCGGTAATACGCCGTCGCCGAGGCCCTCCTCCAGCCATCGATCAACCCAAGAAGAGGCACCAATCAAGCAAAACGTCAAAGAAGAATTCGTCGCCTCAAAACAACACCCACGTACTGTCAAAGAGAGAGCCCCAGCCggtgatacgccgtcgccgagGCCCTGGAATAAACCTTCATGAAGGCTGAAACCTTGCAGCAGCCACCAAATCCAGGTGGTGCGAGTTAAGAGAATCTCAGCCGGTAAGTCGCCGTCGCCGAGCTCTCTCACCTCATGAGAGATAGTCAAAACGGCCGGTGAGATGCCGTCGCCGAAGACTCTTCCATCCCAACACCAGCCAACAATCATACCCGAAAGCCAGGAGCTTAGCTCCATCCAAAAATCCACGAAACAAAGCCCCAAAATCGTCCCCCAACTGTTTGAAAAATTGCCGCTGAACAGCATGAAGCTAACCAACCGACGAAGCCCAACCCGTCGCACACCTGTAACCCACTTCACGTGAACTGGCCACCAAACGCTGCAAATCAGCGAAACATCCGCGAAAGAAAGATCAGTCGACCTGCTCGACGAAAGATCAAGAAATCTCCTCAAATGATGATAAACTAGACGACCACCTAAGCTCCACCACAACGAACTCACATCACCCAAGTCCGTACCAGCTCTCCACATCAAATGCCAAACCAAAGCAACCCCAGCCCAGATCCCACTAACAGCACACCAGTTGTTCGACGAAAAGCAGTAGAGGAACCAGCCCATTATTTTACCATCCTTGTATGGCTATGCGTTGCCATGTCCAAGGCCACCGCCTTCTTGATTTCATCGATAGGGTATGGCCACCAACCCTCAGTGCGTTCCCCATTTGCCATAATGTCCACCGGAGAGTTACCTTCTCTATAGATGTGAGTCACCATGATATTAAACTCCGGTAAAATCCGCAACGCAGATTTCCAGGATGCCACAAACCTCCAAGGGACGTCTTCCGATCTGGAATTAAGAAGATTAACCACATAAGACGAGTCCGACTCAACCCATAAGAAACGCCAGCCCCTAGAATGGGCAATATTGATTGCCGTGATTACCGCTAAAAGTTCAGCTTCAAAAGCGAACCCCAGACCGCCTTTGACGTGGAAACAACCTCGGACAGCCGCCCATTTATCACGAaagaccccccccccccccgcagAGATACTCCCCGGAGCGCCGAGGGCAGAACCATCAGTGTTAACTTTCATCCAATGATTgaccggaggccaccaatgaacgTCGACGAAATAAGGAGGAGCCGCCGCTCTACTCTGCACTCCAAGACGACGAGTGATCAAATAGTCCGTCCAAGAATTATTTGTATTTCCCAACCGAGGAAACTCCACATCCATCTCCTTAATAGCCGTTTTAACAAACGCAATGATCGCCCTATGCTCAAACCGTCCATGCTCAAAGATAATTTTATTACGGACATCCCAAAGCTTCCAAAGAATATTGATAATAGTCGCCTTCCAAAGATTATTGATTTGCGAACTGAAGTTGCTATTCCAAGCTTGAACCAGCAAAGTATGAATATCTAAGCAATGAGTAAGCTCCTCCTTGCCAAACCAACCCAACACCTCACACCAAAGAGGAACCACCTTCTTACAACTCCAAGCAATATGAGAAATTGACTCTTCCGCCTCATAACAAAAAGAGCAACCATTCGGAGTAATCAACCCTTGGCGAATTAAAATATCCAAAGTGGGAAGACGCTTATGAATCATACGCCAACAAATCACTGAACGTCTCACCGGAATAAAATTTTCCCAAACCCAATTTtcaacaaatcaataatttatgctatttattataaatgtatACTTCGTAATGTCCATAAACAAATTGTAAGCTTTTATTGAGTTAGATAATCAATAACTATAacaatttatattgtttatttagatattatataaaatttaaatgtgtTTCGATAATTAACGGATGCTATTATACCCCCTCTGTCCCATAAAATGTAtcaaatttgtcattttcgtccgtcctcaTGAAATGTATTCAGTCTATTTTTTGTAAGTTTTACACTCAcaataaagtgggacccttacttcATTTAGAACACATTCaaatactttattaaaactcgtgccaaaTACAAATGGTTACTTTTTATAAGAACAGATGAAGTATATGTTTGGAAAGAGAGTTGCTTTCTTTCATATGTTTGTCAGTTTGGATGGGCGAATAATTGAAATTACTTTTAAATCGGGTTTGACACgagtaaaaatatataagttttaaacgagtgcataaattatatagtttttattattcataCTATTTATTGTTAACACACATATAGATAGACATGGCCAAAAGAACCGGAATCGtgaaccggaccgaaccgacaAGGTTCTAGAATCGGAACCGTGAGAGGCGATttcgaaccggaaccgaaaCCGGCTCCGTGCAGTTTGGTTACGGTTCTACTTTTGAGAACCGTCGGTTCTCAATTCCAAACCGGAACCGGAACTGTGGAACCGTGAACCGCATCAGAACCGGAACCGTCGGAACCGGCTGGAACCGTCTAGATGTTGTAGGCTTTTTTTTGCAGCTTTGGCAGCTCTTTAATGCTCTCTTTTGGCAGCCCTTTGGCGGCTATTTTGCTGCAAATATGTAGGGGAAGTGTCTGCATTGCAGacttgaatttgaaattcaaattcgaATGTTAAATTCACCTCAACATCTTCCTATAAATACACCCTTAATTCCCTTCATTTTCCTCACGCCATTTATCATCTCTTCACTTTTTCTCAGCAATTCTCTCTACAAAAACTCTCTCTATATattactctctttctctctatattAATCTATGCATCTCTTTCACTCTATATTACTCTCTCTCAATTAATCTTTTTCTCTCTACAAATACTCTGTTTATTACTCTCTGCATTAACTCTACTACTCTTCTTCAttctttcatttatcatcttCACTACAAAAATGGTTGCTTCCGGTTCCAACTCTGGTCGTAGTGGTGGCAAGGGAAGAATATCCGTTGACTACATTGCTACCATTGGAAATAAACCCCACGCCCCTCGTCGTCAACGTGGGGTTGTTATTCGAGATGATATCGACGAATCAACCTATCTTGGGAGTGAGGATCCTACTTCTCATTTCCGAAGGGTGCCCAATCGTTGTGaatgtgaaaaaataaaggaGGCACAAATCCGTGCCGATGCGGAAATGGCGGAGCGCCTTGCTCAACAACAATCCGATGACAAAATTCCATCAACATACCAAACTGAACAAGCCGATGCCGATGCCATCAATTTGGAGGACGAGATGGACGAGCTTGGACCGCTCCGACCTAGACGATCAACAACGAGCAAGAAGGAACGAGCTCCGCGGTCCAACGTCTTCCCGGTGTACTTCAAAAAAGTACAAGTGAAAGATCCCGAAACCGGCGAAACTGTCACGAAGGCCGTGTGCAACATTTGTggcaaattttatgttttcaaCGCGGGGAATGGTTATGGAACCTACAACAAGCATATAAAAAATGTGCATCCTCCCACCAAAGGCAAAGGTAGACAAACGCAATTCGCCTCTACTCTCGGCGGTACGCTCGAAATCACTCTTTATAAGTTTAACGATATTGTTGCTAGGGAAGTTATGGTTAAATTTGTTAGTACCAAATCTCTTGCTTTTCGATTTGTCGATAGCATGAATTTTGAAAATGCCATGAAATTAGCATATAATCCCTTAGCTAAAAGAATCACACGTACAACTATGACTAGAACCAAAGTTAAATTAGCTAGAAGATATAAAATACAATTGCGTAATATTTTGACTACTTTACCACATAGAGTTTCTGTGTGCTCCGATATTTGGACATGTGCATTTCAACATAATTCTTACATGGGTATGATTGTTCATTGGGTCGATTTGCAATGGAATTTGAACAAACATGTTATTGCTTTCAAAAAATTCAATTGTGCTCATACCGCCGAAAATATTGCTCTTATTATCTTGAAAATTTTGCAACAATTCAAGATTactgaaaaaatattttcaattggtTTTGACAATGCAAGTGCTAATACCGCTAGTGTGCCGTCTTTAATTTGTGCATGTAATCCTTCTCTACAAGGTAAGTATTTTCATACTCGTTGCATTGCTCATATCTTAAATTTGTGTGTTAAAGATGGCCTTAAGGCTTTGGATAAATCAATAAAACCAATTAGGCAAGTTGTTGAGATGTTACGTGATAAGCAAAGATTACATAGGTCATGGCTAAAATTTTGTAAAGCTCAAACTGGACGTAGTAAGTGCTTTAACATAGACGTGTGCACTAGGTGGAATTCAACATATGAAATGTTGAATTCAACATACgaatttaaggatttattagtAAATTTTCTTACAAGTGAAGTGAGTTCTATGATTTTATTGCCATCTTATTGGGATGGTTGTTATGATCTTGTGCAATTACTTAAAGTTTTTGAGACCGCTACTAAAGATTTATCGGGTGTCTATTATCCTACTTGCTCACGTGTTCTTGTTCATTGTACTATGATTATGGCTCAATTAAGTATTTGTAGTACTAAAGAAAAGTTACAAAGATCCGTTACTTTTATGATTTtgaaatggttaaaatattttaaatgtatTCCTAACGTTTTTTTAATTGCAAAATGTTTAGACCCGTCTTTCAAATACGAAGGTGTTTGCAACCTTTTAGAAATttatcatcaattttttcaAGATATAACCTATAGCGATGGTGTTACTTATGAAGCTTTGGATATGCCAAACTTTATTAATATCAAAAGTAGTCTTTATTGTGATTTACAAATGCATTTTCAAGATTTTACTTCAAAATATAGT
This window encodes:
- the LOC130996413 gene encoding uncharacterized protein LOC130996413; its protein translation is MDVEFPRLGNTNNSWTDYLITRRLGVQSRAAAPPYFVDVHWWPPVNHWMKVNTDGSALGAPGSISAGGGGVFRDKWAAVRGCFHVKGGLGFAFEAELLAVITAINIAHSRGWRFLWVESDSSYVVNLLNSRSEDVPWRFVASWKSALRILPEFNIMVTHIYREGNSPVDIMANGERTEGWWPYPIDEIKKAVALDMATHSHTRMVK